A genomic stretch from Deinococcus roseus includes:
- a CDS encoding DUF6755 family protein translates to MNHQNQQKTVVVDLILLFVLVLWTIQLFLLITGLDAYLGGDHGILWPIAASSLGLGGLNLKLVSMIRN, encoded by the coding sequence ATGAACCACCAGAACCAGCAAAAAACCGTGGTTGTAGACCTGATCCTGCTGTTCGTGCTGGTCCTGTGGACCATCCAGCTTTTTCTGCTCATCACCGGACTGGACGCCTACCTGGGCGGAGACCACGGCATCCTGTGGCCCATTGCAGCAAGTTCGCTGGGGCTGGGTGGCCTGAATTTGAAACTGGTGTCGATGATTCGGAATTGA
- a CDS encoding 4Fe-4S dicluster domain-containing protein, whose protein sequence is MSEMRFFIDPIRCIGCKSCMQACSECATHKGKPMIHLEYMERGNSTQTVPMVCMHCENPTCAAVCPADAIKRTEDLVVQSSLKERCIGCKNCVVSCPFGVPRYYPEMDQMMKCDMCYDRTSVGLKPMCATVCPSEALFYGTLEEFQSRRKGTPINTFEFGEQEIKTRVFLVAPDGYVNLSMDVMHHLDGRFDDGAYDHLDPFAHLEAMPMSGGLL, encoded by the coding sequence ATGAGCGAGATGCGCTTCTTCATTGACCCCATCCGCTGCATCGGCTGCAAGAGTTGCATGCAGGCCTGCAGTGAATGCGCCACCCACAAAGGCAAACCCATGATCCACCTGGAGTACATGGAGCGCGGGAACTCCACCCAGACGGTCCCAATGGTGTGCATGCACTGTGAGAACCCCACCTGCGCTGCTGTGTGCCCTGCAGATGCCATCAAACGCACCGAGGACCTGGTGGTGCAGAGCAGCCTGAAGGAGCGCTGCATCGGCTGCAAGAACTGCGTGGTGTCCTGCCCGTTCGGGGTGCCCCGCTACTACCCGGAAATGGACCAGATGATGAAGTGCGACATGTGCTATGACCGCACTTCCGTTGGACTCAAACCGATGTGTGCCACCGTGTGCCCTTCCGAAGCGCTGTTTTACGGAACCCTGGAGGAATTCCAGTCCAGACGCAAAGGCACCCCCATCAACACCTTTGAATTTGGCGAACAGGAAATCAAAACCCGCGTGTTCCTGGTGGCCCCCGATGGTTACGTCAACCTCTCCATGGATGTGATGCACCACCTGGACGGACGTTTCGACGACGGCGCTTACGACCACCTCGATCCTTTTGCTCACCTGGAAGCCATGCCCATGTCAGGAGGTTTGCTGTGA
- a CDS encoding ubiquinol-cytochrome c reductase iron-sulfur subunit → MTHKKRDPHWKKDFSVDWDQTSYVTRREFTRFLGLSSGALAVGSTLLAVGGSLKKPVTSHPEQELAAVDSIKPRGFLAFRYPAKDDHALLLRHEDGSFSAFSQKCPHLGCHVFYAEHSGKLECPCHEGFFDAKSGDVLAGPPQRGLDRIQLEIRDGKIYAVGVGEA, encoded by the coding sequence GTGACCCACAAAAAACGTGATCCCCACTGGAAAAAAGACTTCTCGGTGGACTGGGACCAGACCAGTTACGTCACCCGCCGCGAATTCACCCGCTTCCTGGGCCTGTCCAGCGGCGCTCTGGCTGTGGGGAGCACCCTGCTGGCCGTGGGTGGCAGTTTAAAAAAGCCCGTCACCAGCCACCCCGAACAGGAACTTGCCGCCGTGGACAGCATCAAACCCAGAGGCTTCCTGGCCTTCCGTTACCCTGCAAAGGACGACCACGCCCTGCTGCTGCGGCATGAAGACGGCAGTTTCAGCGCCTTCAGTCAAAAGTGCCCCCACCTGGGCTGCCATGTGTTCTATGCAGAGCACTCTGGAAAACTGGAATGCCCCTGCCATGAAGGCTTCTTCGATGCAAAGTCTGGCGATGTGCTGGCCGGACCTCCCCAGCGTGGCCTGGACCGCATCCAGCTTGAAATCCGTGACGGCAAAATCTACGCCGTGGGTGTGGGTGAAGCATGA
- a CDS encoding MFS transporter, producing the protein MQSIPLPKTASRSDASKVLWLSTVGFTLMFAVWLMFGVLGIPIRKELGLSDLQMSWLTSVAVLNGAIWRLYFGILADRIGGKKVFTWLLLFTAVPTFLVAYTHSYGLLLLLAFLVGMAGNAFSVGIAWNSAWNSKEHQGFALGVFGAGNVGASVTKLVAPTLIAVLPAAGFLGGVFPGGWRFIPVMYAGLLVLMALWMWFFAPVRDLTPGLGRPMAEILKPLREIRVWRFSLYYVVVFGAYVALSAWLPKYYVDVYGLDLKHAALLTTLFIFPASLLRPLGGYLSDRFGARNVMKLMFLLIFVPSVLLGLPGLHLAVPAFTALLFVMAVGMGIGKAAVYKYIPQYYPSDVGAVGGLVGVFGALGGFVLPPLFAVAQSLIGVPEATFMVMGVLTLGAALWLAFVLKELHALP; encoded by the coding sequence ATGCAAAGCATCCCCCTCCCCAAAACCGCCTCCAGAAGCGACGCCAGCAAGGTGCTGTGGCTGTCCACTGTGGGCTTCACCCTGATGTTTGCCGTGTGGCTGATGTTCGGGGTGCTGGGCATTCCCATCCGCAAGGAACTGGGGCTCAGTGATTTGCAGATGAGCTGGCTCACCAGTGTGGCCGTGCTGAACGGGGCCATCTGGCGGCTGTATTTTGGCATTCTGGCAGACCGCATCGGGGGCAAGAAGGTGTTCACCTGGCTGCTGCTGTTCACTGCGGTGCCGACTTTTCTGGTGGCCTACACCCACAGTTATGGCCTTCTGCTCCTGCTGGCGTTTCTGGTGGGAATGGCCGGGAACGCCTTCTCTGTGGGGATTGCCTGGAATTCCGCCTGGAACAGCAAGGAGCACCAGGGGTTTGCCCTGGGGGTCTTTGGGGCAGGCAATGTGGGGGCCAGTGTCACCAAACTGGTGGCCCCGACCCTGATTGCTGTGTTGCCCGCTGCGGGCTTTCTGGGTGGGGTTTTTCCGGGTGGCTGGCGGTTCATTCCGGTCATGTACGCAGGACTTCTGGTCCTGATGGCGCTGTGGATGTGGTTTTTTGCGCCTGTCAGGGACCTCACCCCCGGTCTGGGCCGTCCCATGGCAGAGATCCTGAAACCCCTGCGGGAAATCCGGGTGTGGCGCTTCAGCCTTTACTACGTGGTGGTTTTCGGGGCGTATGTGGCCCTGAGTGCCTGGTTGCCCAAATACTACGTGGATGTGTACGGTCTGGACCTCAAGCATGCTGCGCTGCTGACCACCCTGTTCATCTTTCCGGCCAGTTTGCTGCGTCCGCTGGGGGGTTACCTCTCGGACAGATTTGGTGCCCGCAATGTCATGAAGCTGATGTTCCTGCTGATTTTCGTGCCCTCGGTGCTGCTGGGTCTGCCGGGTCTGCATCTGGCCGTGCCTGCCTTCACTGCCTTGCTGTTCGTGATGGCCGTCGGGATGGGCATTGGCAAGGCCGCCGTGTACAAGTACATCCCGCAGTATTACCCCTCTGATGTGGGCGCGGTGGGCGGTCTGGTGGGCGTGTTCGGTGCGCTGGGCGGCTTTGTGCTCCCTCCCCTGTTCGCTGTGGCCCAGAGTCTGATCGGTGTTCCAGAAGCCACCTTCATGGTGATGGGGGTGCTGACCCTCGGTGCTGCACTGTGGCTGGCTTTTGTGCTGAAAGAGTTGCACGCCCTTCCCTGA